GCGTACGCCGAAACGGGCCTGTCCGCGCTCGACGGCGTGACCCGCCACTCCCGCGCCGCGCTGCGCACCCCGACGACACTGCTCACCTTCGAGGGACGCGCCGCGAGCGACGCCTACCACTTCCTGGCCCGCTCCGGGGTCCACGCCCCCGCGGGCTCGTTCTACGCCCTGGAAGCCTCCCGCCACCTGGGCCTCGGGGACACCGGCGGCCTGCGCGTCGGCCTCTCCCCGTACACCGACACCGAGGACGTCGACCGTCTCGTCACGGGACTGGCGGAGTTCCTCCGCTCCTGAGGGCGGGCCGGCGGGCGCCGACCGCGTCCGCCTGGCCGGGACGGCCGTGATGACCCCGGCGGTGTGCCCATAGGGTGGCCCCCATGTCTGCCACGTTGAGTTCCGCGAAAACCCGTGCCGCGCTGCGCACCTCGGCCCGTGTCTCTGTCGAGATGCTGGTGATTCTCGTCATGGCGGGGGTGGTTGTGTGGCTTCTGGGGCAGATGTGGTCGATCGTCTGGCCGCTCGTCATCGGGCTGCTGCTGACCACGCTGACCTGGCCCGTGGCCCGCTTCCTGCGCCGCCACGGGTGGCATCCTGCCCTCGCGTCCTCGGTCGTGACGGTGCTCTTCCTCCTGGTCGCCGCCGGGGTGGTGGCGCTGATCGCGGTCCCCGTGGCGTCCCAGTCGGGTGAGCTGACGACCGGCGTCACCGACGGCATCGGCAAGGTGCGCGAGTGGGCGGCGGGGCCGCCGCTGAACATCGGCGACGACCAGATCACCGGCGCCCTGGACACCGGGGCCTCCCGGCTCCAGGACAGCGTCGGCAGCGTCGTCACCGCGGCCGTCACGGGCCTCAGCACCGTGGTCAACGGGGTCGTCACCGCCGTCCTGGCGCTCTTCCTGATGTTCTTCTTCCTCAAGGACGGGCCGAAGTTCCTGCCCTGGCTGACCCGCCAGCTGCCCGGCCGGCTCGCCACCGACCTGCCGATCGTCACCGCCCGCAGCTGGGACACGCTGGGCGCGTTCGTACGGTCCCAGGCGTTCGTCGGTCTGCTCGACGCGGTCTTCATCGGACTCGGTCTGTGGATCGTGGGAGTGCCGCTGGTCCTGCCGCTGGCGGTGCTGACCTTCGTGTCGGCCTTCGTGCCCATCGTCGGCGCCCTGTTCGCCGGATTCGTCGCCGTCCTCATCGCGCTGGTGTCGAACGGCCCCATGGACGCCCTGATCGTGCTGGGCATCATCGTCCTGGTCCAGCAGCTCGAAGGGAACGTCTTCCAGCCCATGATCCAGAGCCGGGGGCTCGGCCTGCACGCGGCGGTCGTCCTGCTGGCGGTGACACTGGGGGCGAGCCTGGCCGGCATCGTGGGCAGTCTCCTCGCGGTGCCCGTCGCCGCGCTGATCGGGGTGGGCTGGACCTACGTACGCGAACAGCTCAGCGACGAGCGGCCGGAGCCGGACCGGGAGCCCGACGCCGACCCGGACGCCCAGCCCGGCCCCGACCCGGATCCGGAGCCCGCGACCGTACACCCGCAGGGCGGACCCGCCGTTTCGTAGCCGCTGCCGCTGCCGCTGCCGCCGCCGCCCCGTCAGCGGGCGCGCGGCTTCGGCGGCGCGGTGCCTCCCGCCAGCGGGGAGCGGGCCAGTTCGACGCAGCCCGCCCCGATCAGGACGAGCGCGAGGAGCTCCGGCAGCAGCCACCACCCGGTCCGCACGCCCTCGCCGAACAGCGTCACCCCGTAGGTGATGCTGATCAGCGCGTCCCCGAGCGTCAGCATCGGCTGGGACGCCACCAGGGAGCCCGCCTGGAGGGCGTTCTGGAGGAGGAACAGCGCACCGATCCCGGCCACGGCCGTGGCGTACAGCTGCCAGGACGTGAAGAAGGCGACGGCCCCCGCCCCGTCGTCGATCCGCGCCACCGCGTCCTTGAGCAGCGCGGCCGTCAGGGCGTAGGCGCAGGCCGCCGCGAGCGCGAACAGCGCGGCGCGGGCGTTGCCCCGCGCCCGCCGCCCGGCGGCGATCACCAGGACCTCGAAGACACCGGTGACGATCAGGGCCGGGACCCAGGCGAGCGTGTCCACGGTCTCCTTGCCGCCGTACGGCGCCGCCGCCCCGAGGCCCAGCACCAGACCGATGGTCACCGCGGCGACGCCGAACCAGCCTGCGAACGGCAGCCGGGTCCGGAAGACATGACTCGCGATCAGCAGGGTCAGGGGCAGCTCGATGACGAAGATCGGCTGCACGATGGTGATGGGCCCGGTCGCCAGCGCCACGGCCTGGCAGAACGCGGCCACGATCACCAGCCCGATCCCGGCCAGCCAGACGCGCTTGCGCAGCAGATGCCGGATCAGCGACAGGCGGAGCGTCGCGGAGTCGGGCACCGTCGAGGCGGCGCGCCGCTGGAGCACGGCCGCGGAGCCGTTGCTGAGGGCGGTCAGCACGGCGAACAGGACACTGATCACGGCCCCATCATGCGGGCGGCTCCGCCGGTGCCGTCGGTCATCGCGGGCGATGCGGCCAGGTGGGGGCCGAACGGACCAACCGCAGGTCACGGGCCCCGGTCCGGCCACCGCGTCGGCCCGGTCCACGCACCCCGTCGGGCGGTCCGTCAGGCGGCCGGCCCCGGTGCCGTCCCGCTCGCGGCCGCCTCCTCCGCCGCGCGGGCCCGCGGCGAGCGGCCGTTGATCAGCACGGCGCCGATGACCGCGGCGGCCAGGAGGATGATCGCCGCCCAGGTGATGGCGACGGTGAAACCGTGCACCGTGCCGGTGTTCACGATCCGGGTCCGGTCGGCCGGGGACAGGGCGCCCTGCCGGGTCGCCGCCGCGAGATGACTGGCCACATAGGTGGCCGTGGCGGTCGTCGCGATCGTGTTCAGCAGCGACGTACCGATGGAACCGCCCACCTGCTGCGCGGTGTTGACCGTCGCCGAGGTGACCCCCGAGTCCTGGGTGGCGACGCCCATCGTGGCCGTCGAGATCACGGGCAGGAACGTCAGCCCGAGCCCGAAGCCCAGCAGCAGCGTGCCGGGCAGGATGTGCCCCGCGTAACTGGAGTGGATGTCGAGGAAGGTCAGCGAGAACATGCCCCCGGCGCTCAGCAGCAGCCCGGGTACCAGCAGGAAACGCGGCGGTACGAGGGGGAGCAGCCGGGCGGAGATCTGCGTCGAGCCGATGATGATGCCGGCCGACAGCGGCAGGAACGCCAGGCCGGCGGTCAGCGGCGAGTAGCCGAGGATCGTCTGGAGGAAGTACGTGAGGAACAGGAACGAGCCGAACAGCCCGATCGTCGCCATCGCCATCACGATGACCGAGCCGCCGCGATTGCGCTCCCGGATGATGTGCAGCGGCAGCAGCGGGCTCGGCGACCTCGTCTGCCACCAGGTGAACGCGACCAGCAGCGCGACGCCGACGCTCAGCACGGTCAGGACCTCCGTGGAGGTCCACCCCTTCTGCTCGGCCCGGCTGAACCCGTACACGATCGCGACCAGACCCCCGCTGCCGAGGATCACCCCCGGGATGTCCAGGCGCGCGCCCTTCGCCCCCGCCCGGTCCCTGAGCAGGGTGAGGGCGCCGATGACGGCGAAGAGGGCGATGGGGACGTTGACGTACAGGCACCAGCGCCAGCTGAGCCATTCGGTGAGGATGCCGCCCAGCAGCAGACCGATGGCGGAGCCGCCGCCCGCGATGGCGCTGAAGATCCCGAACGCCTGCGCGCGTTCCTTGCCGGCGGGGAACGTCGTGGTGAGCAGGGAGAGCGCGGAGGGCGCCAGGAGCGCGGCGAAGGTGCCCTGGAGCGCGCGGGAGAGATACAGCATCTCCTGCCCGTTGGACGAGCCCCCGAGCGCGGAGGAAGCGGCGAAACCGATGAGGCCGATGATGAAGGTGCGCTTACGGCCGACCAGGTCGGCGACCCGGCCGCCGAGCAGCAGCAGGCCCCCGAAGGCCAGCGTGTACGCGGTGATCACCCACTGGCGGTTCCCGTTGCTGATGCCGAGGTCACGCTGGGCGGAGGGGAGCGCGATGTTCACGATCGTCGCGTCGAGCACCACCATGAGCTGCGCGGTCGCGATGACGGCCAGCGCCCACCAGCGGTGCGGATCGGCCTCCTGCACGGGTTCGGGGGCGGCGGTCCCCGGATCGCCCCCGCGACCTGTGCCGTCCTGCGGGCCGGGCGTCGACGGATCACTCATCGATGTCTTCCTTCGCAGTGGACCTCCGCTGCCGCACCTCAGCAGCTCACCGTTCAGGTCAGAACATCATGAATCGGTCATTCCCGCCGGTCTGCGAGGGGTGGGGCGCGTCGGACCGGCCGCGGCCCGCCCGAGGCGCCCCCGAACCTCAGCTCACCGTGAACGAGGAAGACACCCCCGTGAACGGCGTGATCTTCCCGAACAGGTTCTTCGCGTCGCCGAAGTGCGCGATCCGATAGGTCCCCGGGACCGTGTCCGCCCCGATGTCCCAGCTGATCGTGGCCTTCGACGTGCCCGTGAGCCCGTTGGTCCGGGTCCACCGGTACTTCGTCCGCCAGTCACCGTCGTCCAGCACCCGCGTCCAGGACCCGTCGACCAGCCGCTGCACCTCCAGGAAGGTGCCGCCCCGGCGCAGGTTGTTCTTCGGATGCCCGGTGGCGAACTCGACGGTCGCGGTCCGCCCGCGCGCGTACGAGGCGTCCGGCGGGGTCAGCACACCGCCGAACGCCTTGCCCGACGGCGGACTGTCGTACACGACACCGGTCTGGAAGTTGAACTGCCGCCCCGACTCGTCCGGCGGCGCCGTCCCGTGCTCCAGCGGGGTGCCGTCGCGCAGGGACGCCGCGACCCGCGCGTACTCCTGCTGGTAGGCGGGCAGCGTGTAGCGGCCGTAGAGGGTGGAGCCGCCCTCGTACTGCTGGGTGTCGTACTCCTCCGGCGTCGTCACGTACTGGCTGTAGGAGTTGGCGTACCCCTGGAGCAGCACCCGGTCCAGCGGCACACCGAGCTGCTCCGCGACGGTCCGGCGGACCCGGAGTCCGGAGGTGATGGTGAACTCGCCCGGCCCCGCGACCAGATGGAGCTCACCGATCTTCATGATCTGGAGCGGCAGGATCTTCGGCGTGACCGGGTGGACCTCACTCAGCAGCCCCGTGGGGACCAGGCTCGCCTTCGGGTACTGGCAGGTCGCCAGCCAGGCCGGGGTGTCGACCTGTAGCGCCTCGATGATCGCGGCTACCGGAGTCTGCATGCCCTCCTCGAACCCGGGGATCGCCGGGCCGTCCTCGACACTGCCCGCGAGCGTGGACGCGCCCACGACGGCGGGGCACGTACGGTGCTCCTGCCCGTCCGGGGTGTAGGCGCCGCCGACCGTCACGTTCTCCATGTCGACGTACGCGAGCCGGGAGTCGACCCCGCCGCCGACCGGCCGGGCGTCCCGGTAGATCTCCCGCGCCTTGTCGAGCTGGCGCCGACCGATGATCCGGGTGTTCTCGAACTCGTCCTCCGTCGGACCGGAACCCGGCCGCAGATTGAGGTTCGGGGACATGTCACCGGCGTTGGTGTTGGGGAAGGCGGCGACGAACCCCGGGGTGTTGTCGAGATAGCGCACCCCCTCCAGGTCGTGCTCCCACGCGTAGGAGGCGTAGCCCTTGTTGTCGGGGCTGATGAGGGTGTTCTCGTTGGTGAGCGAGGTGTTGTGGGTGGCGAACCAGCTGATCGCCCCGGCGTCCTTGTCGCCCTGCCGGAAACGCAGCACCGTCATGGCCGGGTCGATCCCGCCGGGGAACGCCGCCCGGTCGGCGGCCGGGTTGCGGTCGAAGGCGGTACGGGAGCGGTTGACGCTCGCGTCGGTGAGCGTGCCGGTGCCCAGGCTGATCGTGCCGGGCCGCAGATCGTCGTGGGCCTCGGCGACGGACTCCACGATGCCGTCCACGATCGCCCGGTAGGTGGCGCTCTGGAAACCGAGGACGGAGAGGTTGTACGCGACGTCGTGCGAGTAGCCGCCGGGCCCCGAGTGGGTGTGGGTCGCGGACAGCAGCACGTTCTCCTCGCCGTACAGACTCCCGTACCGCTCCTTGAGGCGGGAGACCACGCCCTGCCGGACGGACTGGAAGATCATCGCGAGGTCGGCGTTGACGTACACCACGCGCCTGCCGGTCGACGGGTCGGCGACGACGAAGGCCCGGGACCGCTGCCGCTGGTGGATGCCGGAGGTCTTCTGGTCGAAGCTGGAGTAGCCCATCATGCCGGTCTCGGCGGCCTCGCCGGTGACGTCGGCGATGCCGCGCCCGACGAGATAGGCCCCTCCCTCGGCGGCGGCCGTTCCGGAGGCCAGCGCCGGGGGAGGGGCGGTGAACGAGGCCGCTCCCAGGGCCGCGACCACGGCGAGGACGGCGAGCCGGCTTCCGGCACGACAGGGGGTGGGGGGTGGCATGGAACCTCCTGGGCGGGAGAGGGACAGGACGCCCGTTCCCGGTCGGCGGTGCGGGGCGTCGGCGGCTCGGGGCGGCGCGTGCCCCGACGGTAGAGGGCCCGGCCTCCGCCGTACAGATCTCTACCGGCCAGTAAGTCCCTTGGGGGGAGACACGGATGCCCGGGGAGGGGTGAGCAGCAGCTCCTCGTACGCGTGGTGGTGGCGGGCGGTGGAGCGCTCGCGCAGCAGGGCCGCCGCGCGGGCGTGCTGCCCGGTGTCGACGAGGGCGCGGGCCAGGGTGTCCTGGACGATCTCCCGCTCCACGCGTACGCCGCCGATCCGCCCGGTCCGCCCGCCCAGCGCCGTGAGCAGGTCGACCGCCGCCCGTGGCCGGCCCGCGGTGATCGCGGCGAGTGCCCGGACCACCGGGGCCAGGACCTCGCGGAAGTCGGGGCGTTCGTCGGCGGCGGCACGGCGGGCCAGCCGCTCCAGGTCGTCGGTCGCGGCCTCCACGGCCAGTGCGAGGGCGAGGTTGAAGGTGTGGAAGACCTCCGCCGTACCGCCCGGTGCGGCGAGCAGCTCCCGCACCAGGAGCGGGTCGCTGCGCCCGGCCGGGGCCTGCCCGACCAGCAGGAGACGCCAGTTGGTGGCCGCCCGCATGCCGACGTCCACCGGGGGGAGCGCCGCGTCGGCGCGGCGCCGGGCGTCGGCGAAGTCGCCGCAGGCGATCGCCTGGAGCGCGGCGTGCCAGCTCAGATGCCGGGTCTGGAGGGCCCCCGGGTCGCCCGCCAGCCACCCGTCCAGGAACGCGGTCGACGCGGGTCCGGCCCCCAGCTCGTGCTGGGCGTGGGCGAGGGCGTGGGCGGCGACACCCGAGCGGGGGAAGAGGGTCAGCGCCCGCTCCGCCAGCCCGTGTGCCTCGCGGACCCGTCCCTGCTCGGCACGGAAGGTGGCGAGCCAGGCCGTCCACGCCCAGTTGCCGGGGCCGGCCAGTGCGGCCTGCTCCTCGACCAGGGTGTCGCCGAGCGCCCGGTACGCGGGGTCGTCGCAGGACGGGAAGGCGCCCAGCATCAGCCCGGCCTGTTCGTCGGCCGGCCAGCGTGCGAAGTGCGTCAGGAGATGGTCGGCGGCCAGTCGGTGGTGGCGGTGCGTGAACAGGAACACCCCGTACACCACACTGGCCTCGCGCTCACCGGCCGCCCGCGCGTCCCGGTGGGCGGTCACCAGCTGCTCCCGGAGGACGGTGTCGTCCAGCCGGTCGCCGGTCGCCAGGGTCAGCAGGCCCCGTGCCAGACCGCAGCCGGGATCGGCGCCCACCCACCGCCGCAGCAGGGTCAGGGTCCGGCCGCCCTGCGCGAGCAGTTCCACCAGCGCCCGGTTCCGGGCCGTGACCGCCGTCGCCTGCCCGGCCTCGGCGGTGCCGGTCGCCGTCTCCCCGGCCGTCACGCCTCTCCTCGGCCGACACCGCCGCCCGTAGGCCGGTGCCCCGTCACACGCTGGACCGGAAGAGAGCGGTGCAGACGATGCCGCTGTTGCCGCAGTGATTACGCGTGAGGCTCAGCGGCAGTCCTGCGGAGTTCCCGCTGCCCAGACCGCTGCCCGACACCGTGGAGCCTGCCGCCCGCGCCTCGCTCCCGTTCACGCACGTGTTGCCGAACACCGCGTTCCCGACCCCGACGACACTCGCCTGGGCCGTACCGGCCGGAAGGAGCGCCGCCCCGGCCACGGCGCCCAGCACCGCCACCCGCATCCCCGCGTTCCGCGCGCCGCTCACGTCCCGTGTCTCCACGCTCATCGCGCTTCTCCTCCACCCGGATCCGATCCGGGCCGTCGACCGATCACCCCGGCCGGAGGCCCCGGCCGCACTCCACCAACGACGCGTCGCACCGTTCGACACGCGGCCTCACCAGGGAGATCATCAGGAACGATTCTGCTTCCGCCGCGAGGGCCCGGTCGGCCGCCTCGGGAATTTCATTGCATAAGCGGTTAAAGTGAACATATCGCCCGTATGGGGGTGAGAGTGGATCCGCGAGGCCCGTCCGTACGCCCCGGCGCAGGACGCGCCGGCGGGAACGGCCCCCGGGCCGCCGACCGACGGTCGGCGTCGCGCGACGCCGAGAGGGTGAGGCGTATGGAACGCCCCGTGAGCGCGTCGACCGACGGCCGAGCCTGGATCCAGCAGCTCGAAGACACCCTGGCCGAGGCCATGGGACGGACCGGCTCCCCCGTGAGCCTGGTCTACATGCTCCCCCAGGGAGAACAGGTCCTGCGCCTCGTCCTGCTGGGCGGCCTGCCCTGGGACCTCGCCGCCCCCTGGGCCCGGGTCCCCCTGGAGACCGCGACCCCGGTGGCCGACGCCGTCCGCGAGGAACGGCTGGTCTGGCTCGGCGGCCAGGAGGAGATCGCCCGCCACTACCCCCAGCTGGGAATGCTGCTCCCGTACGACTTCGTCCTCGCCTCCGCACCCGTGACCGGCGGACCGATCCGCGGCGGGATCGTCCTCGCATGGCCCGTCTGGCACCGGCCCGAGCCCAGCGAGGAGGAACGCGAGGCCATCGCGCTCTGCTCCCGGCGCGTGGGACAGGTCCTCGGGCACGCGGTCACCGGCCGGACGTCCCTCCATTTCGACAAACCGCGCATCATGGCCCCGACCCGCCCGCCCGACCCCGACCCCACCCAGGCCAGGGCCGCGTACGAGTTCGCCGAACGGCTGCCCACCGGGTGCTGCGCCCTGGACCTGGACGGCCGCGTCACCTTCTACAACCCCGCCGCCCTCGACCTGGTCGGCGGCGGTGGCACCCTCGTACTC
Above is a window of Streptomyces sp. NBC_01498 DNA encoding:
- a CDS encoding AI-2E family transporter yields the protein MSATLSSAKTRAALRTSARVSVEMLVILVMAGVVVWLLGQMWSIVWPLVIGLLLTTLTWPVARFLRRHGWHPALASSVVTVLFLLVAAGVVALIAVPVASQSGELTTGVTDGIGKVREWAAGPPLNIGDDQITGALDTGASRLQDSVGSVVTAAVTGLSTVVNGVVTAVLALFLMFFFLKDGPKFLPWLTRQLPGRLATDLPIVTARSWDTLGAFVRSQAFVGLLDAVFIGLGLWIVGVPLVLPLAVLTFVSAFVPIVGALFAGFVAVLIALVSNGPMDALIVLGIIVLVQQLEGNVFQPMIQSRGLGLHAAVVLLAVTLGASLAGIVGSLLAVPVAALIGVGWTYVREQLSDERPEPDREPDADPDAQPGPDPDPEPATVHPQGGPAVS
- a CDS encoding DMT family transporter, whose translation is MISVLFAVLTALSNGSAAVLQRRAASTVPDSATLRLSLIRHLLRKRVWLAGIGLVIVAAFCQAVALATGPITIVQPIFVIELPLTLLIASHVFRTRLPFAGWFGVAAVTIGLVLGLGAAAPYGGKETVDTLAWVPALIVTGVFEVLVIAAGRRARGNARAALFALAAACAYALTAALLKDAVARIDDGAGAVAFFTSWQLYATAVAGIGALFLLQNALQAGSLVASQPMLTLGDALISITYGVTLFGEGVRTGWWLLPELLALVLIGAGCVELARSPLAGGTAPPKPRAR
- a CDS encoding MFS transporter, with translation MSDPSTPGPQDGTGRGGDPGTAAPEPVQEADPHRWWALAVIATAQLMVVLDATIVNIALPSAQRDLGISNGNRQWVITAYTLAFGGLLLLGGRVADLVGRKRTFIIGLIGFAASSALGGSSNGQEMLYLSRALQGTFAALLAPSALSLLTTTFPAGKERAQAFGIFSAIAGGGSAIGLLLGGILTEWLSWRWCLYVNVPIALFAVIGALTLLRDRAGAKGARLDIPGVILGSGGLVAIVYGFSRAEQKGWTSTEVLTVLSVGVALLVAFTWWQTRSPSPLLPLHIIRERNRGGSVIVMAMATIGLFGSFLFLTYFLQTILGYSPLTAGLAFLPLSAGIIIGSTQISARLLPLVPPRFLLVPGLLLSAGGMFSLTFLDIHSSYAGHILPGTLLLGFGLGLTFLPVISTATMGVATQDSGVTSATVNTAQQVGGSIGTSLLNTIATTATATYVASHLAAATRQGALSPADRTRIVNTGTVHGFTVAITWAAIILLAAAVIGAVLINGRSPRARAAEEAAASGTAPGPAA
- a CDS encoding neutral/alkaline ceramidase, which translates into the protein MPPPTPCRAGSRLAVLAVVAALGAASFTAPPPALASGTAAAEGGAYLVGRGIADVTGEAAETGMMGYSSFDQKTSGIHQRQRSRAFVVADPSTGRRVVYVNADLAMIFQSVRQGVVSRLKERYGSLYGEENVLLSATHTHSGPGGYSHDVAYNLSVLGFQSATYRAIVDGIVESVAEAHDDLRPGTISLGTGTLTDASVNRSRTAFDRNPAADRAAFPGGIDPAMTVLRFRQGDKDAGAISWFATHNTSLTNENTLISPDNKGYASYAWEHDLEGVRYLDNTPGFVAAFPNTNAGDMSPNLNLRPGSGPTEDEFENTRIIGRRQLDKAREIYRDARPVGGGVDSRLAYVDMENVTVGGAYTPDGQEHRTCPAVVGASTLAGSVEDGPAIPGFEEGMQTPVAAIIEALQVDTPAWLATCQYPKASLVPTGLLSEVHPVTPKILPLQIMKIGELHLVAGPGEFTITSGLRVRRTVAEQLGVPLDRVLLQGYANSYSQYVTTPEEYDTQQYEGGSTLYGRYTLPAYQQEYARVAASLRDGTPLEHGTAPPDESGRQFNFQTGVVYDSPPSGKAFGGVLTPPDASYARGRTATVEFATGHPKNNLRRGGTFLEVQRLVDGSWTRVLDDGDWRTKYRWTRTNGLTGTSKATISWDIGADTVPGTYRIAHFGDAKNLFGKITPFTGVSSSFTVS
- a CDS encoding chaplin family protein, coding for MSVETRDVSGARNAGMRVAVLGAVAGAALLPAGTAQASVVGVGNAVFGNTCVNGSEARAAGSTVSGSGLGSGNSAGLPLSLTRNHCGNSGIVCTALFRSSV